The Candidatus Poribacteria bacterium DNA window CGGGACTGCGATTGATGTCGGGCAGAAACTTCTGGACTACAACCTCTTCTGGTATGAGGAGCCGATTATCAGTGACGATGTGCGGGGTTATCGCGAAATCCGACACGCTCTGAAGATGAGAATCGCCGGTGGCGAGATGTTGAAGGGACGTTGGGCGTTCCGAGACCTACTACAGGAACGTGGGTTAGATATTGTGCAGCCCGATCTGAGTATCGCAGGTGGCTTTACGGAATGCCGAAAAATAGCCGCTATGGCAAGTGCAAACTACGTCCGGGTGTTACCCCACATGTGGGGCGGTAGCATCCGTCTCGCCGCGACATTGCACTGGCAAGCCACGCTCCCGGATGCCCCCCAAGCGCTCAATCCGATCCCCTCGCTGTTGGAATTCGATATGACCGAGAACCGTCTCCGCACGGCATTGGCACAGCAACCGATAAATGCCGTTGATGGATACGTTGACGTTCCGCAAGCACCCGGATTGGGCATTGATATCAACCGAAACGTATTAGAACAGTACGCATAAGGACACCCATCTTTGCTGGCGAGGTTTCCTAACCTCGCCCTTTTACGGGCATTGGTAAATATGGCTCTATTATAACTAGCAACTGAAGACCGATAACCGAAGACTGATGACTACTAAAAAACATATCCTAATTGTATGCCTCTTACTCTTATCCGTATGTAGTGTAATTTTCCTCTATCACTACCGCGTCGAAGCGGATTCTCACAGCCCGCAACCGATGGATGACGCTTCATTTTCTCATGAACTGTTCGATCAGGTGCTGCAAGCGCATGTCAATGAAAAGGGACAGGTCAATTATACAAAACTGAAGGCGAACCCTGAAAAACTGATAGCGTATTTGGATTTATTGGCTTTTGCGGATCCAGAGGAGTTGCCCTATAATGAACGACTGACGTTCTGGATTAACGCTTACAACGCACTCGTCATTAAAGGCGTCATCAACCACTATCCGATAACGAGTGTCCGGAAGGTCAAACTCTTCAACGGTTTTTTTTCTCGCTTGAAGTTCCACGTTGCGGGTCAGATGTACACACTCGATCAAATTGAACACGGCATCATCCGCACAGAGTTTGTGGATCCGCGGGTGCACTTCGTCCTTGTATGCGCTTCGAGCAGCTGCCCCCCTTTATGGAACCGTGCCTATGCTGCCGAGACGCTTGAGGAGCGTCTTGAGACTGCAACGTTCAACTTTATTCGGAATCCTGAGCAGGTTAGGATTGATCGTTCAAAACGTAGCGTCTACGTCTCGAAAATTTTCAAATGGTATGACAAGGATTTCAAGGAAGGGTACGACGGCGTAGCGGATTTTCTCGCCGACTACCTGCCGCCTGAAGACGCAGAATATTTGGAATCGACGGATGTTAAGCTTCGCTATTTGGATTACGATTGGACACTAAACGACCAAAAACAATAAAAAGAAGGAGGCACCAGTTAACAGCTAACAATTGTTAGTTACCGTCATCAACACCAAACGTTCTTGCAAGGACACAAACCCTTGATAACACCTACTGATAACTGATAACTGATAACTGATAACTATAAAATGGTAAATACAGCCGTTATTGGCTACGGATATGCTGGACGCGCTTTCCATACCTATCTCGTTGGTTTGGCAGATGGGCTGAATCTTTATGCCATTGCGACACGAGATGCCGAACGCCGTGAAGCCGCACGCGAGGCATATTCAAACGTACAGATGTATCAAACGATTGACGAAGTCATCGCAGATGACGCCGTTGATCTCGTTGTATTAGCCACACCGCACGATACACATGCTGAACTCTCTATCAAGGCGATGAACGCCGGGAAGCACGTCGTCACTGACAAAATCATGGCGATGGATACCGCCGAAGCGGACACGATGATTGCGGCGAGTGAGCGGAACAACGTCCTGCTCAGCGTGTTTCATAATCGCCGATGGGATTGGGATTACAACACCGTCAGAAAGATTATCGACGACGGTTTACTTGGAACGCCTTACCTCTTCCAAGTCGCGATTATGCGTTACGGACCGCCTCGCGGGTGGCGCGGCGTCAAAAGTCAGAGTGGCGGTATCCTTTACGACTGGCCCGCGCACTTCGTGGATCAGGCACTCCAACTCGTAACGGCACCCGTTGAATCTGTGTACTGCGATGTCCATTACAATTCGAGATGGGATATCGATATCGGCAACTACGCCAACCTCATTATTCAGTTTCAAAACGATGTGCGGTATCAGATTGAGATTAGCAACCTCTCGAAAGCGGAGAAACCGCGTTGGTATATCGTCGGAGATTTGGGTGGATTAATCAAATACGGCTTGGATCCACAGGAGGGACCGATGGTAGCCGGTAATATCGATGCCGCGCAGCAGGATCCCGAAAATTATGCCAAGGTCTGGACAGAAGTGGGAGGCGAGAACAGAGAACTCGTCGTTGAAAGCGTTCAGACGACATGGAAATCCTACTATCAGAACATTGCGGATGTATTGAACAAGGGTGCGGAATTGGTTGTCAAACCCGAGGAGATTCGCAAGATCATGCAGGTCTACGATGCAGCAATGCAATCTGCCGACACTGGAGAAATCGTGCGGCTATAGACACGCTTTTCTCGTTAGTTTCAAAACCGTTGTCAGTTAAGAGGTTTTCCTTTAACAAAGGGATCCTCTTGGAATAGCATCAAAAACGTAGCCTGCAACAACGGCGCAGGCGAATATACGGAGAGGTTGATAAAAGCCCAAACCCAACTGACCAAACCGCAAGGTAACATTAAAATGTTCAGATTGTGGACAATAGCGTTCATTTTTTGACGCAATTCTCCGTTGAATTCCGAGAATTCACGCGGAAACAGGCTTTCAGCGTTGGCATTGTATTTGCTAAATACCATGTAAACAAATTTGTTGAAAGGGAGCGGCTCAATGAAAATGAAAACCCAGTATGGTTTCATACTAACTCTACTCCTCATGTTTGTTGCTGTGCAAAGCGGTATGACCGCGCATCATGAGACGGACACATCGGAATATCACGAATTAAACGAGCGAGTCATTGCGAGCATCGACCGAGGATTGGAATGGCTGAAGGGTCAACAAGCCGAAGACGGACTCTTCGCCAATCACCCCGGCATAACGGCTCTCGCACTCACCGCTTTTCTGCGGCATCCGGAGAACAAATACTCGGAGGCAGAACACCCGTTTATCCAAAAGGGACTTCAGCGGTTGATTGGGATGCAACAGCCGAACGGTGCGATCTATAACATCGAGATGCAACCCGCACTTCCGAATTACAATACCGCCATCTCAGTAATGGCACTTTCCTCAACCGGTAACTCGGAATACGCCTCTATTATTGAAAGGGCGCAAGGTTTCCTGAAAAGTTTACAGGTCACAGATGAGGAGAGCGTCTATTACGGTGGGATCGGTTACGGTAGCCGCGAGACCGTGCATGACCTGTCCAACCTGAACCTCGCCATACAAGCGTTGAAAGAGAGCGGCTCCGATGACCAAGAGGTCTGGAACAAGGCGATTAAGTTTCTGGAACGCACGCAGAATCGGAGTGAGAGCAACGACCAGTCGTGGGCAGGCAACGATGGTGGGTTCATCTATTCGCCTGACGGTGAGAGTAAGGCCGGCACGGATGCCGCGGGAAGCCCGCGCTCCTATGCCAGCATGACCTATGCTGGGTTGTTGAGCTTCATCTACGCCAATGTCGACAAGGACGATGAACGCGTTCAGGCGGCTGTCGAGTGGATTAAGCAACATTTCACAACCGAAGAAAACTACGGCATGGGCGCACAAGGTCTGTACTACAACTATCATACGATGGCGAAGGCGTTACGACTTTACGGTGAACCCACTCTTACGGACGCGAAAGGTATCTCACACGATTGGTACCAAGAACTCGCAGAAAAATTGATTGGGGTCCAGAAACCCGATGGATTCTGGGTAAATGACGAGAGTCGTTGGATGGAGGCACTCCCTGTCCTGGCAACCAGTTACGCGATTCTCTCTCTGGACACCGCCTATCCGAAATAGGCTTTTAATTTATGTACTCCTGGTCCGCTCTCCACTTCCTTACGAGCGGGTCCTTGAGTATCCTGAACATTCTTCTTAAAATCGAACCGCAAGCCTCCAACATCGGCGCAGGCGACTCGAACACGAAAAGCGTTAAGTTACAAGTCCCGTTACTTATCCGCAAGGGATGATTAAAAAATGTATGAGTCGATCAAGGTCTCCGCAATTTCGTTGAAACCTACCAAATGGGATAAAGCCTCCAACGCTGAGAAGCTGGAGGCTTTCTTCGTTGAAGCAGCCAAGGACGCGCCACAGTTGATTTTGGCGACAGAGGGTGTCTTGGAGGGCTATGTCGTGATGGATGTCATCGACGGTAGAGCTACACCAGAGGCGATGCTTGACATCGCAGAACCGCTTGATGGGGCGTACATCCACCGATTCCGTCGGTTGGCACGCCACCTCAAAACCTGCCTCTGTTTCGGATTCGCGGAACGGTGCGAGACCTCTTCTGTCTACAACTCCGCTGTGTTTATCGATGCCAACGGTGAGATATGTGGCACCTATCACAAAACGCAGTTCGCCGAGGGAACGCATCCATCATGGAACTTCAATTGCATCGGCGAAACGATTCGCGCGTTTGATACGCCTTTCGGACGTGCTGGTATTTTGATCTGCAATGACAGATGGAATCCGCTAATCGCGCGGACACTGGTTTTAGACGGCGCACAGTTCCTCCTAATTCCCTCGTATGGTTCAAAGGGCAAGTCCCAGAATCGGACCGTGCTTGCCAGAGCGCGTGAAAATGGTGTACCGATTGTAGAGGCAAACGTCGGGATGAATCTCATCATCAGTAAAGGTGAGATTGTCGCCTACAAATGGGGTAACGACCAAATCAGCACAGCAGACATTGATATCCCAGTGCGCCCTTCAACCGAGGCGGCGCGCCGTTCGGAACAGGCGTACTTGCAATCTCAAGGACCTGAGATGGAGGTTCGTTATCGGAAGACCATCGCCCGTTTGAAATAACACCGATTGGGTCCCTTGTAGGAGCGACCTCCGGGTCGCGACTTTCCACATGAAACCCAACTTCATTCCACCCAGCCAACCCAATACACGGAAATCGCGTTAAGTTGACTGTTTTTCCACACACAACTTGTATAAACCTATTTCCGATAATTGTGTCAAATACTTTAGTGAAACTTAAAAAGGAAGTGAAGACAGCGAGTGCCACCCGCTCCTACAAGAAAAGAACGCTACCAGTATTAAGAATAGCTAAAGACACAAGCCTGCCCTCTCACTGCGAAGCAGGCGCAGGCGGATACTAATCAAAAACCGTCAAATTCCTAATCCCGTCGTCCTCCCGCAAGGGATAATTAAATGCTTATACCGCAATTCCTGAAGCAACTTGAACCCTTCCACATTCGATCAAGTCGCTCGTTCCGAGGTAAATTCAGAGGCGAACGCCGAAGCCCAAACCGGGGTGTCGGTATGGAATTCGCTGACTATCGGGTCTATGAACCGGGTGACGATCTACGGCATGTCGATTGGAACATCTACGCCCGTTTGGAGAAACCCTTTATCAAACTCTTTCATGCGGATGAGGGACTCTCACTCGCACTCGTCATTGATAACAGTCGTTCTATGGCGTTTGGTTCACCTACCAAGCTGGCGTGTGCCAAACAGATCGCCGCGGCGTTAGGTTACATCGCTTTGGGACACGCCGATAGCGTTGCTGTTTATACCTGTGCCGAACGGCTCTCTGCAGCACTCCCCGCCGCATCGAGCACGTCACAATTTTCACGTCTCACAAAGGTTTTGACCGCAATTGCAGCACACGGACAAACGCGACTGACGGAATGTCTTAGGCAACTTCCAATGTATCAACGACACCCGTGCGCGGTTGTCATCCTTTCCGATTTTTTGGATCCGAATGGCTACGAACAGGGCTTCAAACTAATCACAGGACGCGGCTTCTCGCTCGCCGCTGTCCACCTGATGAGCCCGGAGGAGATAGACCCGCAGGTATACTTGGAAAACACACCTACTGGAGGGGACTGGTTGGTAGAGGATGCCGAAACCGGTGAAACGAGAGCTATTACAATGAATCCCGAAACGCTCTCGCAATACCAGAACCAACAACAGACATTTTGCGACATCTTGCAACGCTTCTGTACCGACCAGGGCGTTGGCTATGCGCACCTAAAGAGTGACATGCCTATAGAACCCTTTATCTTACAGGAACTACACAGAACCGGCTTTATCCAGAGGAGGTAAAATGAAAACGCAGATTGCACAAACCGACTTAGAACTCATCCAAGGGGATATAACCAAAGCACCGGTTGACGCTATCGTGAACGCCGCAAACAGTGCCCTTGTCGGCGGTGGTGGCGTGGATGGGGCAATACGTCGCGCCGGTGGCGATGCAATCGAGCAGGCTTGTGCGGAGATTCGTGCCCATGAAGGCGGCTGTCCTACCGGCAAAGCCGTGATTACCACTGGAGGTAATCTTTACGCAACATACGTGATTCACACCGTGGGACCCGTTTGGCAGGATGGGAATTCGGGTGAGCCTGAGTTGCTTGCGAGTTGTTATCAGGAGAGCCTCCGACTCGCAGTGGAAAACGGCGTTCAGAGCGTCGCTTTTCCTTCTATTAGTACCGGCATTTTTGGCTATCCGACAGAGAAGGCAGCACTCGTTGCGTTGACCGCGGTGGAAACTTTCGTGGAACAGAGCGATATCGCGCCAGCATCTGTTCAATTCGTTCTGTTTGATGAAGCGACGTATACATGCTATGCGGACGCGCTACACACCCTTTTTTAACTGTAGGTTTCTGGCACCATAGAGGAACCCGAGATCCTATGTAGGAGGGAACTCCGATTCCCGACTCTTCCGATGAAGCTCTCCAGCGGAGGGTTTCCATGTCTATAGACCCAAATTGAATGACCGCAAATTTAGCAGAGTTTCGCTAATCCTTCCCATCTATATTCCAG harbors:
- a CDS encoding DUF547 domain-containing protein, with the protein product MTTKKHILIVCLLLLSVCSVIFLYHYRVEADSHSPQPMDDASFSHELFDQVLQAHVNEKGQVNYTKLKANPEKLIAYLDLLAFADPEELPYNERLTFWINAYNALVIKGVINHYPITSVRKVKLFNGFFSRLKFHVAGQMYTLDQIEHGIIRTEFVDPRVHFVLVCASSSCPPLWNRAYAAETLEERLETATFNFIRNPEQVRIDRSKRSVYVSKIFKWYDKDFKEGYDGVADFLADYLPPEDAEYLESTDVKLRYLDYDWTLNDQKQ
- a CDS encoding Gfo/Idh/MocA family oxidoreductase codes for the protein MVNTAVIGYGYAGRAFHTYLVGLADGLNLYAIATRDAERREAAREAYSNVQMYQTIDEVIADDAVDLVVLATPHDTHAELSIKAMNAGKHVVTDKIMAMDTAEADTMIAASERNNVLLSVFHNRRWDWDYNTVRKIIDDGLLGTPYLFQVAIMRYGPPRGWRGVKSQSGGILYDWPAHFVDQALQLVTAPVESVYCDVHYNSRWDIDIGNYANLIIQFQNDVRYQIEISNLSKAEKPRWYIVGDLGGLIKYGLDPQEGPMVAGNIDAAQQDPENYAKVWTEVGGENRELVVESVQTTWKSYYQNIADVLNKGAELVVKPEEIRKIMQVYDAAMQSADTGEIVRL
- a CDS encoding carbon-nitrogen hydrolase family protein; the protein is MYESIKVSAISLKPTKWDKASNAEKLEAFFVEAAKDAPQLILATEGVLEGYVVMDVIDGRATPEAMLDIAEPLDGAYIHRFRRLARHLKTCLCFGFAERCETSSVYNSAVFIDANGEICGTYHKTQFAEGTHPSWNFNCIGETIRAFDTPFGRAGILICNDRWNPLIARTLVLDGAQFLLIPSYGSKGKSQNRTVLARARENGVPIVEANVGMNLIISKGEIVAYKWGNDQISTADIDIPVRPSTEAARRSEQAYLQSQGPEMEVRYRKTIARLK
- a CDS encoding DUF58 domain-containing protein, translating into MLIPQFLKQLEPFHIRSSRSFRGKFRGERRSPNRGVGMEFADYRVYEPGDDLRHVDWNIYARLEKPFIKLFHADEGLSLALVIDNSRSMAFGSPTKLACAKQIAAALGYIALGHADSVAVYTCAERLSAALPAASSTSQFSRLTKVLTAIAAHGQTRLTECLRQLPMYQRHPCAVVILSDFLDPNGYEQGFKLITGRGFSLAAVHLMSPEEIDPQVYLENTPTGGDWLVEDAETGETRAITMNPETLSQYQNQQQTFCDILQRFCTDQGVGYAHLKSDMPIEPFILQELHRTGFIQRR
- a CDS encoding O-acetyl-ADP-ribose deacetylase, translated to MKTQIAQTDLELIQGDITKAPVDAIVNAANSALVGGGGVDGAIRRAGGDAIEQACAEIRAHEGGCPTGKAVITTGGNLYATYVIHTVGPVWQDGNSGEPELLASCYQESLRLAVENGVQSVAFPSISTGIFGYPTEKAALVALTAVETFVEQSDIAPASVQFVLFDEATYTCYADALHTLF